The Prinia subflava isolate CZ2003 ecotype Zambia chromosome 5, Cam_Psub_1.2, whole genome shotgun sequence genome window below encodes:
- the LOC134550670 gene encoding collagen alpha-1(I) chain-like yields MAGCGGARREREPRAKVGRKKERRGGPGVQRGRGPPAPSRPAGPGLSRRGAPRARRGSAPPFYLLPQRRGLIRSLSGLVRSPTQMVPQALPKPRKQMKQHQPGPAEQGNRASWATGELQAFGGEGRPGRGPRRQLAPARLPQPRRRPCPVGPARAGPSVPLSRPVHSGRALQGPRGAEGAPPRAAVTRGCPRHLRRVTERERGPGHGAGEGEGAAPPARGNFGKRLQRRPPPPPRAAPSDGRSRSLSPPPVVRGSGLLPSPSPSGVGAPGSGCPAPPVGPGACGDLTCQRERRVRALQSRGREEVPGGSGRQFPRKNLPHSLNVNDSKRGVLPLH; encoded by the exons ATGGCGGGGTGCGGGGgggcgcggcgggagcgggagcCCCGAGCGAAAGTTGGGAGGAAGAAagagcggcggggcgggccgggcgtgcagcggggccggggcccgCCCGCCCCGTCGCgtcccgccgggccggggctgtcCCGGCGCGGAGCCCCAcgggcccggcgcggctccgcgccgcCATTTTACCTCCTCCCGCAGCGGAGGGGCC TAATTCGGAGCTTATCAGGGCTCGTTCGCAGCCCCACGCAGATGGTTCCGCAGGCGCTGCCAAAGCCACGAAAGCAAATGAAGCAGCATCAGCCTGGCCCCGCCGAG CAGGGCAACCGAGCCTCCTGGGCGACCGGCGAGCTGCAGGCGTTTGGCGGCGAAGGGCGGCCGGGACGCGGCCCCCGACGGCAGCTCGCCCCGGCTCgcctcccgcagccccgccgccggccctGCCCTGTGGGCCCTGCTCGGGCAGGGCCCTCCGTGCCCCTCTCCCGTCCCGTCCATTCGGGCCGGGCGCTCCAAGGCCCGAGGGGCGCCGAGGGGGCTCCTCCAAGGGCCGCGGTAACCCGCGGCTGCCCCCGCCACCTGAGACGGGTCACGGAGAGGGAGCGGGGCCCGGGTCACGGGgcgggggaaggggagggggccGCACCGCCCGCGCGGGGGAACTTTGGGAAAAGGCTCCAGCGCCGGCCGCCCCCtccgccccgggccgccccctCCGACGGCCGGAGCCGCTCCCTCTCACCCCCACCTGTTGTGCGGGGCTCCGGCCTTCTCCCCTCGCCTTCCCCCAGCGGGGTGGGGGCGCCGGGGTCGGGGTGCCCGGCCCCTCCCGTCGGGCCGGGGGCGTGCGGAGACCTTACCTGTCAGCGGGAGCGGAGGGTCCGGGCGCTGCAGTCCCGCGGCCGGGAGGAGGTACCTGGCGGCTCCGGTCGCCAATTTCCACGCAAGAACCTGCCACACAGTTTAAATGTCAATGACAGCAAAAGAGGGGTGCTGCCTTTGCACTAA